Below is a window of Mucilaginibacter ginkgonis DNA.
GACTTTTGCTGCAAGTCCTTTAGTAAGGTTAATGCTTTAAATTCAAATGGCAGTGCATCCTGCGGTTTGTATAAGCGAAGCTGCAATTCTGCTTTCCACATTTCAGATAGTGTCGCCTTTAACTGCGCTTTAGCGGTAGGTTCGAGGAAAGTGGCATCTTCTGCGTTGTCATGTTTATCGGTATAGGCGTCCATAATCTTTCCGGCATTGCTAAAATTCTCGGCTTTGCCCAGGTCGCTTCCGGCTTCTTCGCCTATGTTAGATTCGTCTTCTTCGCCCAAAAACTTGCCGTAACGTAAGCGCAGCAGCTTTTGGTCTGTAGCCAGTTCATTCGAACGCTTATTAAATTCTGCTCTGCTGATGCTGTCTCTGGCGTGCAGTAGATTCTGGCTGTCAATAATGATCTGGCGTTCGCTGCGGAAAAATTCGGGTTTAAGGTTTACACCGGATACAATGCCGTCCATAGTTAACAATGCCGCGGTATCCTGGATAGAAACAATGTAAACATCTGTTTTGCTGACCTGCTGATGCGTATCTACTGCTTGAATATAAAAATACAACTCGTCGCCCGGTGCCATGCCTAGTTTGGAAAGATCAAGGGTTTTGGATAAGCTATAATCTTTGTCGTGCCCGCTGAAACTTTGATCGAAGTTTAATTTATACTCCTTGAATTTTACAGCCTCGCCCGAGCCCGTAGCCACAGTTGCACCTATGATACTGCCTGCAACGCCATAGTCGTCATTAACAGATACAGCAATGTTGACAATAGGCTGCCTGCCGGCTTCAATGTGGGTATATTGCTTTGGTGTCTTGATCCTGATGACAGGCGGGGCGTCTTTATTGATATTGATAGCATACAGGTCTGACAATTTACCGTCAATATTAACCTGGTAAGAACCGCCGGCAGTGACCCCTTTTGCTGCCGACCAATGCCGTTTGTCTTTACCGGCGCGCATCGCTATAACTTGTTTTTCGTCAAAAATGAGCTTGATATCTTTTACGTCGAGGTTAGTTTCTAAGTTCCAGCTGATGGTAGACCCTTCTTCGGCGTCTATTGTAAAACGGCTTTGCGTGCGCAGCGAACGGCCTGTATAAGCAGGCGGCGTGATCCTGATGTCCGCAGAACTTATCTCAGGTAAAATCTTTTCAGGCGGAAGGTTCTTGGCGCCTAACGTAGATGTTGCTGCAAAATTTTGAAGCGCCGCATACCATTTAACGGGCAAATGAGTCAAAATTTGAGAAAATACCACAGCCGTAAATAAAGCGATGATGGAAACTTTAAATGTGCTGCGCAATTGGGCAGGCGCGTTGGGTACATCGCGCAATGCGTTTTGTACTTTGCTTACCTGTAAACGCTCCAACAAACTAAGGCTGTCGGCCGGTTTAAGGGCTAAACTGCTGCTTTCCTCTAATTGCGGATAAGTTTGGTCTAAGAACGCAAGCACCTGATTAGTCTGCACTTTCCAGAATCTGTGAATTAAGCCGACTATTAAAACTGCAAACAGGAAGACAGGGATAGCATACGAGTAAGAAAGTCCGAATACGATGTGTAGAGTAGTGCCAACCGCGAAGGCTATCGCAAAGCACAGGATCAGGTCCGCGTTTACGCGGTTCATTACCCATCGGCGCCGTATAGTTGCAATTTTATTTGCGCCCTCAGCCATTTGCTTCTACCACTTTATTTGATGTTGCCAGCCATCGTTCAGCAAAAAATAATAACGCCAACGCGATCCAGAAATAAAAGGCCAGCTCTTTTTGCATGGCGAACTTTTTCGCAATTGCGGTTTTTTGAGACGTCTTGACCGGCATCATCTCATCGGCTGACATCTTCCGCCTGTCGAATTTAGAGAAGTCGGCTGCGGTGCCGCCAAACACCAATTGCAGCATTAGTTGCGGGAAAACGCTGCTCCAAACCAGATCATTATAAGCCGGGCTAAACCGCGTCTGAAATTTATAAAGCATTGCGTTGCCTTTTTTTATTGAAGATAAAAGCGCATTGCCATAGCCGTCGCGCCATATCGCCTCGCCACCCTGATTAACACTAATAGTTTTAAAAATTGCGGTTTGCTCGTTGCCGGATGGCAAAGCGTACATTTTTGCGCTAACCATATTGGTTGCAGCAAGGTTTTGCTTACCTTTTTGGTAGATAAACACGTCTGCGTTGCTATCAAACAACCTCGTCGGTACAGCCTGTTCGGATAACCAGAATACCCAGTTTTGCTCAGACGGAATTGGTGAACCGTTACCATAGACCTTTATTGAATACCGCCGCCTGCTAAATTGGCCTGCAGCCTCGAGCGCCGCTTTTAAATACTTTGCATCGTCCTGAAAATGGTCGGTATAAATGGCTATGTGCACCGCAGATGTATCAACCGTAAAAGATGTTGCCGGGTGCTGACTGAGACTAACCACGGCCCTGCCGTTTTTTACATCTACCTTGTATTCGTCATCGCCTTTTTCTGATTGAATGGTAGTGTAATCAAAACGAATTCCCGACGGGTTGCTTTTGCCCTTAACTACGCTAATTGTCTTATCATTACTAAACCAGGCACTTTGTACCCACTGCGCGCTGCTATCAGCAGTTGCATAAGTTTGCCAGTGAAGATTAAGATCTGCTTCGGGCTTGTCACCTGCAAAATGTTTCCGCTCATTTGAAGTATAAAGATAAATAGGTACATCAGCGGCTACTTTAGCATCTAATTCCCTGATCAATGACCAATAGTTATCTGCGGCGTTTCCTGGTTTCGATAAACTCGTGTCTTTTTGTTTAATGAGGTTTGCCAAATCAACCTTTGGAAAACTATCGTTAAAAAAGTGAAACTCATATCCTTTTTGTAAAAGTGAGTCTATGGGCTTTTTAAATTGGGTGTATCCCACTTTAAAATCTTCCCTAGGAAATAGTACCCACCCGGCAGGTTTCTTAGTTTTAAGCTGCTGCTGCAAGAAAGGTTGCGCCAAAAGAAAAGCTATTAAGGCAAGTAATAAACAGCGTAGCATTAAAAGCGGTATATCGGTCAATTTGAAACTGCGGCTGCTTTTACGTGACGCTTCTGAAATGAGAGAAATGCTGCCCACCTTAAGCACGCGTCCTGGCTTGATATTCCACAGGTGAATAACCAGCGGGATGGCCAGGGCAGCAAGTGCGGAAAACCAAATGGGATTTAAAAATTGCATTTATATCCCCTTTTTTCTTTGAACCAAAAAATCACGTAATGCAATATCTAACGGTTGAGATGTATCAAGCATGCGGTAGTAAATGCGCTTGTTTAACAACTGCGACTTGATGTTCTGCAGATGCACTATTAATCTCTCAGCATAAGTTTTTTTCGCCTGTATAGTGTCGATCTCGACAGTCTCACCGGTTTCCAGATCTTCAAGCGCAGAGTAACCGCCAAAATCAAAGTCGATCTCATTCTTTCCCATCAGGTGAAACACAATTACTTCGTGCTTCAACGCCGACAGCGAATCCAGAAGTTTAAATATCTCATCATTGTGCTGGTACATATCAGTAATAAAAACCAGCATTTCTTTGCGGCCGGCGCCCGCGAAAAGTTCCTTGTAATTTACCGGTTTAGTAAATGTACCCGACGGGGAAATGTTATCCAGCTGATAAAAAATACGTTGTAAATGTTGCGGGTCGTTTTTAGACGCGAGCGTAAAAAGATCGCCCTCGCGGAAAATATACAAACCGGACGCGTCGCCCTGTTGGGTAACCAGATAGGCAAGCGATGCCGCTAACCAGCGTGCATAATCTATCTTTTTTATTCCGCCATCTGTGTGGTTCATAGACGCGCTTGCGTCTATTAAAAAGCGGACGGAAATGCTCGTTTCTACTTCAGATTCGCGGATATAATAGCGGTCGCTGCGGGCAAACATGCGCCAATCCAGCCAGCGCAGATCGTCGCCCGGCTGGTAGCTGCGGTACTGGCTAAACTCTAATCCCGGCCCTTTGACAGTACTTTTATTATACCCGTTCATAAAGCCATCGATCACCGTTTTCGCCAGCAAGGGCAAATTCTTTATGGTGGTTAATACTTTTGGGTCTAATTGCATAAGCCTCACCCCACCCTCTCCAAAGGAGAGGGCTTTTGGTTGTTTGATTTATCTTTTTTTAACACTTAAAGATTAATAATTTCTTTGTTTTTGCCAATGCCTTTCAAATACGTGCAAAGATTTTAATGCCCTCTCCTTTGGAGAGGGTTTGGGTGAGGACTTTCATCAGATCGCCTTCGGCCTTGTAACCAGTTTTAAAAGTTCCGCCGTCGCCACGTCAGACGTGATACCTTCGGCTTCTGCTTTAAAATTCATCAAAATTCGATGGCGTAAAACGGGTATAGCCATGGCGTGGATGTCTTCCATTAAAACCGCGTAGCGGCCTTTTAGCAATGCACGTGCTTTGGCTGTTAAAATTAAGGCTTGGCCTGCACGCGGACCCGCACCCCAGCGTACCCACTCTTTAACATAATCCACCGTAGTAGTGTCCGGCCGGGTGGCGCGAATAATGCTGCTCACATATTTAACCAAGTCTTCGCTTATGCTTACCTGGCGTACTAAAGCCTGCGCCTGCTGGATCTCTTCGGCAGTGATAACCGGGGTCACCTCTGCTTTCTTTGTGCCTGTAGTGCGGTTCAATACCTCAAATTCTTCCTGCTCTGTCGGATAACCAATTTTTATCAGCAATAGAAACCGGTCGAGTTGGGCTTCCGGCAACGGATATGTCCCCGCCTGCTCAATAGGGTTCTGCGTAGCGAGTATAAAAAACGGCTTGTCGAGCGGATAGGTTTGCCCGCCGTAGGTCACCTCAAACTCCTGCATAGCTTCCAATAAGGCAGATTGTGTTTTTGGTGGTGTACGGTTGATCTCGTCTGCAAGGATGATATTGGCAAACAGCGGCCCTTTGTTAAACTTGAAGAAGCGCTTGCCCGTTACGTGGTCCTCTTCTAAAATCTCTGTGCCCACAATGTCTGTCGGCATCAAGTCGGGCGTAAATTGTATCCTTCGGAAAGCCAAGTGCAGTGCCTGCGACATGGTTTTTACGATCAGGGTTTTGGCCAGGCCCGGCACACCTTCTAAAAGGCAGTGTCCGCCTGCTAAAAACGCTACCAAAAGTTCATCTAAAATGGCGTCCTGCCCAACAATAACTTTCTGTATTTCTGTTTTAAGCTGCGGCAGTTTTGCCAG
It encodes the following:
- a CDS encoding DUF58 domain-containing protein yields the protein MQLDPKVLTTIKNLPLLAKTVIDGFMNGYNKSTVKGPGLEFSQYRSYQPGDDLRWLDWRMFARSDRYYIRESEVETSISVRFLIDASASMNHTDGGIKKIDYARWLAASLAYLVTQQGDASGLYIFREGDLFTLASKNDPQHLQRIFYQLDNISPSGTFTKPVNYKELFAGAGRKEMLVFITDMYQHNDEIFKLLDSLSALKHEVIVFHLMGKNEIDFDFGGYSALEDLETGETVEIDTIQAKKTYAERLIVHLQNIKSQLLNKRIYYRMLDTSQPLDIALRDFLVQRKKGI
- a CDS encoding DUF4175 family protein, coding for MAEGANKIATIRRRWVMNRVNADLILCFAIAFAVGTTLHIVFGLSYSYAIPVFLFAVLIVGLIHRFWKVQTNQVLAFLDQTYPQLEESSSLALKPADSLSLLERLQVSKVQNALRDVPNAPAQLRSTFKVSIIALFTAVVFSQILTHLPVKWYAALQNFAATSTLGAKNLPPEKILPEISSADIRITPPAYTGRSLRTQSRFTIDAEEGSTISWNLETNLDVKDIKLIFDEKQVIAMRAGKDKRHWSAAKGVTAGGSYQVNIDGKLSDLYAININKDAPPVIRIKTPKQYTHIEAGRQPIVNIAVSVNDDYGVAGSIIGATVATGSGEAVKFKEYKLNFDQSFSGHDKDYSLSKTLDLSKLGMAPGDELYFYIQAVDTHQQVSKTDVYIVSIQDTAALLTMDGIVSGVNLKPEFFRSERQIIIDSQNLLHARDSISRAEFNKRSNELATDQKLLRLRYGKFLGEEDESNIGEEAGSDLGKAENFSNAGKIMDAYTDKHDNAEDATFLEPTAKAQLKATLSEMWKAELQLRLYKPQDALPFEFKALTLLKDLQQKSRSYVAKTGYKTTPLKPEKRLTGDLTKIAQPVAHEDAQQQPDKYAALQKAVVILEQLKTDANLSSADKHSLQIAAQQVGAKASTDPRGYLPAVTAFKNILSGKLTPANIARAETGIQKLLPARQQMPTSTSGTDFGLSQGYFKNLSKINR
- a CDS encoding BatA domain-containing protein, producing MQFLNPIWFSALAALAIPLVIHLWNIKPGRVLKVGSISLISEASRKSSRSFKLTDIPLLMLRCLLLALIAFLLAQPFLQQQLKTKKPAGWVLFPREDFKVGYTQFKKPIDSLLQKGYEFHFFNDSFPKVDLANLIKQKDTSLSKPGNAADNYWSLIRELDAKVAADVPIYLYTSNERKHFAGDKPEADLNLHWQTYATADSSAQWVQSAWFSNDKTISVVKGKSNPSGIRFDYTTIQSEKGDDEYKVDVKNGRAVVSLSQHPATSFTVDTSAVHIAIYTDHFQDDAKYLKAALEAAGQFSRRRYSIKVYGNGSPIPSEQNWVFWLSEQAVPTRLFDSNADVFIYQKGKQNLAATNMVSAKMYALPSGNEQTAIFKTISVNQGGEAIWRDGYGNALLSSIKKGNAMLYKFQTRFSPAYNDLVWSSVFPQLMLQLVFGGTAADFSKFDRRKMSADEMMPVKTSQKTAIAKKFAMQKELAFYFWIALALLFFAERWLATSNKVVEANG
- a CDS encoding AAA family ATPase; amino-acid sequence: MELTENDVKTLLAKLPQLKTEIQKVIVGQDAILDELLVAFLAGGHCLLEGVPGLAKTLIVKTMSQALHLAFRRIQFTPDLMPTDIVGTEILEEDHVTGKRFFKFNKGPLFANIILADEINRTPPKTQSALLEAMQEFEVTYGGQTYPLDKPFFILATQNPIEQAGTYPLPEAQLDRFLLLIKIGYPTEQEEFEVLNRTTGTKKAEVTPVITAEEIQQAQALVRQVSISEDLVKYVSSIIRATRPDTTTVDYVKEWVRWGAGPRAGQALILTAKARALLKGRYAVLMEDIHAMAIPVLRHRILMNFKAEAEGITSDVATAELLKLVTRPKAI